The proteins below come from a single Methanothrix thermoacetophila PT genomic window:
- a CDS encoding deoxyuridine 5'-triphosphate nucleotidohydrolase, which produces MSVISGKDALRYLESFADRDIQAQICGVDLTARSIERFVSSGSIDLDNSERRVAETEAVQFGGDEWVFLEQGAYLVTFNEIVKVPLDMMAFALPRSSLLRCGATLESAIWDPGYNGRSQSLLVVHNPHGIRIKKNARLMQLVFITMKSAAERAYSGAYQGENI; this is translated from the coding sequence ATGTCGGTGATCTCTGGAAAGGATGCGTTGAGATACCTCGAGTCGTTTGCTGATCGGGATATTCAGGCGCAGATATGTGGGGTGGACCTGACAGCCAGAAGCATAGAGCGGTTCGTGTCCTCAGGTTCTATCGACCTCGACAACAGCGAGCGCAGAGTCGCAGAGACTGAGGCGGTTCAGTTCGGTGGTGATGAATGGGTCTTCCTGGAGCAGGGCGCGTATCTGGTGACGTTCAATGAGATCGTGAAGGTGCCTCTGGATATGATGGCGTTCGCGCTTCCCAGATCGAGCCTCCTGAGATGCGGGGCGACCCTCGAGAGTGCGATATGGGATCCCGGATACAATGGGCGATCGCAATCGCTTCTCGTGGTCCACAACCCGCACGGGATACGCATAAAAAAGAACGCAAGGCTCATGCAGCTCGTCTTCATCACCATGAAGAGCGCAGCAGAGAGAGCCTACAGCGGGGCCTACCAGGGGGAGAACATCTAG
- a CDS encoding DUF6125 family protein, producing MNAELDDRDVIEYFKRSYRAVDGLWFMKVEERYGFDTALEIDDDVWRVMPKIQARALKSIMNESNGLESLARCFTAKLSLEEFEFASTCDGRCARFVVTRCPWHEIMVRAGRAELNERVGSRICWSELEVWASEFGDGIVPRRDRRICRGDESCEIEFELKNGAEH from the coding sequence GTGAATGCGGAGCTGGATGATAGGGATGTTATAGAGTACTTCAAGCGCAGCTACAGAGCCGTCGACGGGCTGTGGTTCATGAAGGTCGAGGAGCGCTACGGCTTCGATACTGCTCTGGAGATCGATGATGATGTCTGGAGGGTTATGCCGAAGATACAGGCGAGAGCCCTGAAGTCGATTATGAATGAGTCGAACGGCCTCGAATCTCTCGCTAGATGCTTCACGGCAAAGCTCTCCCTGGAGGAGTTCGAGTTCGCCAGCACATGTGATGGGCGATGCGCGAGGTTTGTGGTGACAAGATGCCCCTGGCATGAGATCATGGTCAGAGCCGGGAGGGCTGAGCTGAACGAGCGCGTCGGGTCCAGGATATGCTGGAGCGAGCTTGAGGTCTGGGCATCTGAGTTCGGCGACGGTATAGTTCCGAGGAGAGACAGAAGGATCTGCAGGGGAGACGAGAGCTGCGAGATCGAGTTCGAGCTGAAGAATGGAGCGGAGCATTAA
- a CDS encoding MBL fold metallo-hydrolase produces the protein MPHVHDLFTDLGVWPIRRLNGNGNPAPHLSLLFDDHKFSVDTSRSPGREQPDAYLITHAHSDHHGSSAMRSPRAIASRETALALEIRHERSYAGSIFEIGDVLDINGVELRTYPTRHTIGSSAFYWENSLGVRVLVTGDVKDYRSLPKCDLLVAEANYGDPWDSSCIFDDDLSGFWEALNSGSSFGAYAFGKAQRAVSLIRAMGFNEPIGMDEEGRRLTEALMPDAGDIIDFRDCDGVSIVTPKNLPRVRSPERYMLTGRADVSWKRIRLSDHLDFRGIMRMLDHVSPEAVIFYHPAGVRSRLLAHHLRTTGCAAISLDEIDLFEKRM, from the coding sequence TTGCCTCATGTCCATGATCTGTTCACAGACCTCGGAGTATGGCCCATCAGGAGGCTGAATGGCAATGGCAATCCAGCCCCACACCTCTCGCTGCTCTTCGACGATCACAAGTTCTCTGTTGACACCAGCAGGTCTCCAGGGCGCGAACAGCCTGATGCTTATCTCATAACACATGCGCACAGCGATCATCATGGAAGCTCCGCGATGCGGTCGCCTAGGGCGATAGCATCCCGGGAGACCGCACTGGCTCTCGAGATCAGGCACGAGAGGAGCTATGCAGGCAGTATCTTTGAGATCGGAGATGTACTGGACATAAATGGCGTCGAGCTGCGGACGTACCCCACAAGACACACCATAGGCTCATCAGCGTTCTACTGGGAGAACAGTCTGGGCGTGAGGGTACTCGTGACAGGGGATGTGAAGGACTACAGATCCCTGCCAAAATGCGATCTTCTGGTGGCAGAGGCGAACTACGGGGATCCCTGGGACTCGTCCTGCATATTCGATGATGATCTGAGCGGATTCTGGGAGGCGCTCAACTCGGGATCATCCTTTGGCGCATACGCATTCGGCAAGGCACAGCGTGCGGTATCTCTGATAAGAGCGATGGGATTCAACGAGCCGATCGGCATGGATGAGGAGGGGAGAAGGCTCACAGAGGCTCTGATGCCTGACGCAGGGGATATCATCGACTTCCGAGATTGTGATGGAGTATCTATCGTCACCCCAAAAAACCTTCCAAGGGTGCGCTCGCCTGAAAGGTACATGCTCACCGGAAGGGCGGATGTTTCATGGAAGAGGATACGCCTGAGCGACCACCTGGATTTTCGCGGGATAATGAGAATGCTCGATCATGTCTCGCCTGAGGCTGTGATCTTCTACCATCCTGCAGGCGTCAGGTCGAGGCTCCTCGCGCACCACCTCCGAACCACTGGGTGCGCCGCGATATCTCTTGACGAGATCGACCTCTTCGAGAAGAGGATGTGA
- the trxA gene encoding thioredoxin → MISFEEVEDLDKPVLMDFFAEWCGPCRMQTPIMEELDKKYGGRIEIKKIDVDRNIELANRYNIMVVPTIILEKDGKEVRRWLGVTSKEELSSAIDAIL, encoded by the coding sequence TTGATATCATTTGAGGAGGTTGAGGATTTGGACAAACCTGTGCTGATGGATTTCTTCGCAGAGTGGTGCGGTCCTTGCAGGATGCAGACGCCGATAATGGAGGAGCTGGATAAGAAGTACGGCGGAAGGATAGAGATCAAAAAGATAGATGTGGACAGAAACATTGAGCTCGCGAACAGGTACAACATCATGGTGGTGCCGACGATCATCCTCGAGAAGGACGGCAAGGAGGTGCGCCGCTGGCTGGGCGTCACATCCAAAGAGGAGCTGAGTAGCGCGATAGATGCGATCCTCTAG
- the ahbA gene encoding siroheme decarboxylase subunit alpha — MDEIDLRILAALQESFPLVDRPFRVLAESLGIEEEELIRRVSRLKEIGLIRRIGPILDLRRLGMIGVLIAMRVSPEDADQISTVVNEYDEVSHNYLRPNESGYNMWFTVSAPEERVDEIISEIRRRTGCEMLVLPTIKIFKIGVKFDII, encoded by the coding sequence TTGGATGAGATCGATCTGAGGATCCTCGCAGCGCTCCAGGAGTCTTTTCCTCTTGTCGATAGACCCTTCAGGGTGCTCGCGGAGAGCCTGGGCATCGAGGAGGAGGAGCTCATAAGAAGAGTCTCGAGGCTGAAGGAGATCGGGCTGATTCGCAGGATCGGCCCGATACTGGATCTGAGACGTCTCGGCATGATTGGAGTGCTCATCGCGATGAGGGTATCTCCGGAGGACGCGGATCAAATCAGCACTGTCGTGAATGAATACGATGAGGTATCACACAACTATCTCAGACCGAACGAGAGCGGTTATAACATGTGGTTCACGGTATCCGCGCCTGAGGAGCGTGTTGATGAGATAATCTCGGAGATAAGGAGAAGGACCGGGTGTGAGATGCTCGTGCTCCCGACCATCAAGATTTTCAAGATAGGAGTCAAGTTTGATATCATTTGA
- a CDS encoding radical SAM/SPASM domain-containing protein, with protein sequence MLLVAWESTGACNLSCSYCRASAGPAPSGDELSTGEIKGLIKEIAPMGAMLIISGGEPLLRQDVFEVARYAAGSGVRVSLASNGTLITPEIVDRILLSGISRVSISLDGASAKTNDATRGEGSFDLALRGIRALSGRVEFQINMTITPANIDELDPILDLAEREGAAAAHIFFMVPTGRGRAVECISPEMQRSLLERIASEERSIEIRPTCAPQYGRVLMEKKGSQARTAGGCIAGIRFVFISRTGDVFPCGYFPLSAGSIRDRSFSEIWSSSPLLNDLRERRLKGRCGSCNYVRICGGCRARAYALTGDYLGEDPTCAWRGSIG encoded by the coding sequence ATGCTGCTCGTAGCCTGGGAGTCCACAGGAGCCTGCAACCTGAGCTGCAGCTACTGCAGGGCGTCTGCTGGGCCTGCGCCATCTGGAGATGAGCTCAGCACCGGTGAGATAAAAGGTCTGATAAAAGAGATCGCCCCGATGGGGGCGATGCTGATAATCTCTGGAGGCGAGCCACTGCTGAGGCAGGATGTTTTCGAGGTGGCGAGATATGCAGCCGGCTCCGGAGTCAGGGTCTCTTTAGCCTCAAACGGCACGCTCATAACACCTGAGATCGTGGACAGGATCCTCCTCTCAGGGATATCAAGGGTGAGCATAAGTCTAGATGGCGCAAGCGCCAAGACGAACGACGCGACAAGAGGCGAGGGATCTTTTGATCTGGCCCTTCGCGGCATTCGGGCTCTGAGCGGAAGGGTCGAGTTCCAGATCAATATGACAATCACGCCAGCAAACATCGATGAGCTGGATCCTATTTTAGACCTGGCAGAGCGCGAGGGCGCGGCAGCTGCACACATATTCTTCATGGTGCCGACAGGCAGGGGCAGAGCCGTGGAGTGTATCTCCCCGGAGATGCAGAGATCCCTTCTCGAGAGGATCGCATCGGAAGAGAGATCGATCGAGATACGCCCCACATGTGCGCCGCAGTACGGGAGGGTGCTCATGGAAAAGAAGGGATCACAGGCGCGCACCGCTGGGGGATGCATCGCTGGAATAAGATTTGTGTTTATCTCGAGAACTGGTGACGTCTTTCCGTGCGGATACTTCCCGCTATCCGCGGGCAGCATACGCGATCGTTCCTTCTCAGAGATCTGGAGCAGCTCACCGCTTCTGAACGATCTCAGGGAGCGAAGGCTGAAGGGCAGATGCGGAAGCTGTAATTACGTAAGGATATGCGGCGGCTGCAGAGCTCGGGCATACGCGCTCACCGGTGATTATCTGGGAGAGGATCCGACATGCGCCTGGAGGGGATCCATTGGATGA
- the asd gene encoding aspartate-semialdehyde dehydrogenase gives MAKIKAGVLGATGAVGQRFIEGLRGHPWFELTSLAASDRSAGKKYREAAKWRLESELPDEFADMTVVRVDPKEVDADIVFSALPSDEAKKVEAEFAAAGFVVASNTATNRMVPDVPLLIPECNPDHIELIKIQKERRGWEGYITTNPNCTTIMFALTLKPLMQFGIESVHVASMQAVSGAGYEGVPSMAILDNIIPYIAGEEEKVETEAQKILGRFDGERIVPADFTVSASCHRVPVMDGHTEAVWVRMKDDPTPAEVRQAFLDFNPGLDDLPTSPRKAIIVRDEPDRPQPRLDRNAGRGMSVSVGRIRPGIRYICMGHNTIRGAAGASILNAELLHKKGLL, from the coding sequence ATGGCAAAGATCAAGGCAGGCGTCCTGGGTGCAACAGGCGCTGTTGGACAGCGTTTTATCGAAGGACTCAGGGGGCATCCGTGGTTCGAGCTCACGAGCCTGGCAGCATCTGACAGAAGCGCGGGAAAGAAGTATCGCGAGGCTGCGAAATGGAGGCTTGAGAGCGAGCTGCCGGATGAGTTCGCGGACATGACAGTTGTCAGGGTCGACCCGAAGGAGGTCGACGCAGATATAGTGTTCTCAGCACTTCCATCTGATGAGGCGAAGAAGGTTGAGGCGGAGTTTGCAGCGGCTGGATTCGTCGTCGCCTCGAACACCGCGACAAACAGAATGGTTCCGGATGTTCCTCTGCTCATACCGGAATGCAATCCTGATCACATAGAGCTCATAAAGATCCAGAAGGAGAGGAGGGGTTGGGAGGGATACATCACCACGAATCCAAACTGCACCACCATCATGTTCGCGCTCACACTCAAGCCCCTGATGCAGTTCGGCATAGAGAGCGTTCATGTCGCGTCGATGCAGGCGGTCAGCGGCGCCGGATACGAGGGAGTGCCATCCATGGCGATCCTGGACAACATCATACCATACATCGCAGGCGAGGAAGAGAAGGTTGAGACAGAGGCCCAGAAGATCCTGGGAAGGTTTGATGGGGAGAGGATAGTTCCGGCTGATTTCACTGTAAGCGCGAGCTGCCATCGTGTTCCTGTCATGGACGGACACACAGAGGCTGTCTGGGTCAGGATGAAAGATGATCCCACGCCGGCTGAGGTCAGGCAGGCCTTTCTGGACTTCAATCCCGGGCTGGATGACCTCCCGACGTCCCCCAGAAAGGCGATCATAGTGAGGGATGAGCCGGACAGGCCGCAGCCCAGGCTGGACAGGAACGCCGGAAGGGGCATGTCAGTCTCCGTTGGAAGGATCAGGCCCGGCATCAGGTACATCTGCATGGGCCACAACACGATCCGCGGGGCTGCGGGAGCGAGCATACTGAACGCCGAGCTTCTCCACAAAAAGGGTCTGCTCTGA
- a CDS encoding DUF2193 domain-containing protein codes for MSDLYKKMVDEAMMAQRADVETVKRKRGQDFVVSDTKAYVDVVNKMKAADGQSKAVIKLHVDSVNAHYDILSSLTKTIRPEDDPFVEHYQTPAIMEILYEEDEKFRKSVEAFIQAVGKAEALIGLEVVRRYGGFYGPTCVVDFALIPGSTSNVVNRILKTVDIPEHHKQAILAAKSWGMNTSYGIGEVFAHEIEKGATLSDAIRKEIEMIQTVYRTPIEAQAKLMDAAGHTSFDVRKYMQSYKSRMKSAVKEAIDDGVHYGNIVTVPAYCVGDVAHHIAQSTFNMCKDDVVMATIEATTEVMETTLNNAVDKFKNEYQPLALATGASACAVEHILELDGFNAIMIVDLLTKRFHNYVQLYPTRSAAAELHNCDFMDMILRGWKYLDKAMRMRNGSKTKIVPKVLGFDVDLEPIHKNEVLMNPQRYAYPGCAISVRFSALMRLADYPCLLTSEPVTATMMTNIIALHKEKPASPARVCKDCAAASLIDFRHQYCQWKEAV; via the coding sequence ATGTCAGATCTATACAAAAAAATGGTTGATGAGGCCATGATGGCCCAGCGTGCGGATGTCGAGACTGTGAAGAGGAAGAGAGGCCAGGACTTCGTCGTATCAGATACTAAGGCGTATGTCGATGTGGTCAACAAGATGAAGGCTGCGGATGGTCAATCGAAGGCAGTGATAAAGCTCCACGTCGACTCGGTGAACGCGCACTACGATATACTGAGTTCGCTCACAAAGACAATACGTCCTGAGGACGATCCCTTTGTGGAGCACTACCAGACCCCGGCCATAATGGAGATACTCTACGAGGAGGACGAGAAGTTCAGGAAGAGCGTCGAGGCGTTCATCCAGGCTGTGGGAAAGGCGGAGGCGTTGATTGGACTGGAGGTGGTCAGGAGATATGGCGGGTTCTACGGTCCGACATGTGTCGTCGATTTCGCACTGATACCGGGATCGACAAGCAACGTCGTGAACAGGATACTCAAGACCGTCGATATACCGGAGCACCACAAGCAGGCGATACTCGCTGCGAAATCGTGGGGCATGAACACATCCTATGGCATAGGTGAGGTATTCGCGCACGAGATCGAGAAGGGTGCTACACTATCAGACGCGATCAGGAAAGAGATCGAGATGATTCAGACGGTGTACAGGACACCCATCGAGGCGCAGGCGAAGCTGATGGACGCAGCAGGGCACACGTCGTTTGATGTGAGAAAGTACATGCAGAGCTACAAGAGCAGGATGAAGAGCGCGGTCAAAGAGGCGATCGACGATGGCGTGCACTACGGCAACATAGTCACAGTGCCAGCCTACTGCGTCGGAGACGTAGCGCACCACATCGCCCAGTCGACGTTCAACATGTGCAAGGATGACGTTGTCATGGCTACAATCGAGGCAACAACAGAGGTTATGGAGACCACGCTGAACAATGCCGTTGATAAATTCAAGAATGAGTACCAGCCGCTCGCGCTCGCCACTGGCGCATCCGCATGCGCTGTTGAGCACATCCTGGAGCTTGATGGCTTCAACGCGATAATGATCGTGGATCTTCTGACAAAGAGATTCCATAACTACGTGCAGCTCTATCCCACAAGAAGCGCAGCAGCAGAGCTCCACAACTGCGACTTCATGGACATGATACTCAGAGGATGGAAGTACCTCGACAAGGCCATGCGCATGAGGAACGGCTCGAAGACGAAGATCGTCCCGAAGGTCCTGGGATTCGATGTCGATCTAGAACCCATACATAAAAATGAGGTCCTGATGAACCCGCAGAGGTACGCGTATCCTGGGTGCGCCATCTCTGTCAGATTCTCCGCGCTGATGAGACTTGCTGATTATCCGTGCCTGCTCACCAGCGAGCCCGTGACCGCCACGATGATGACCAACATAATAGCCCTCCACAAGGAGAAGCCAGCATCGCCTGCAAGGGTATGCAAGGACTGTGCTGCTGCATCGCTGATAGACTTCAGGCATCAGTACTGCCAGTGGAAGGAAGCCGTGTGA
- a CDS encoding DUF2180 family protein: protein MRCYLCALEGKTTEAVAICIVCGMGVCMDHLVRDEIEVWEGGYPFPSKKLKRRLPRILCKPCYAVYHEG from the coding sequence ATGAGATGCTATCTCTGCGCCCTCGAGGGGAAAACCACCGAGGCGGTCGCGATATGCATAGTCTGCGGGATGGGCGTCTGCATGGATCATCTCGTCAGGGATGAGATCGAGGTCTGGGAGGGAGGGTATCCCTTCCCATCAAAGAAGCTGAAGAGACGGCTTCCCAGGATTCTCTGCAAGCCATGCTACGCTGTATACCACGAGGGATGA
- a CDS encoding MIP/aquaporin family protein → MSLAKRCLAEVVGTAILVYFGAGAAAITLMISKGSSPPNPFNIGIGALGGLGDWFAIGMAFAIAIAGVIYALGRVSGAHINPAVTIALWATRRFPSGEVIPYIVAQLIGASLGSLLFAASAGSDAVMVGGLGATAPFPGISFGQAVLAEAIGTFLLMLVIMGVAVDERAPQGFAGLIIGLTVGGVITTTGNIAGSSLNPARTFGPYLVDHIMGGPVLWSHYPIYVIGPVLGALVAAFLYDILAKE, encoded by the coding sequence ATGTCCCTGGCAAAGAGATGTCTTGCTGAGGTCGTCGGGACAGCGATTCTGGTCTACTTCGGCGCTGGAGCCGCGGCCATCACACTCATGATCTCGAAGGGCTCCAGCCCGCCGAACCCCTTCAACATCGGGATCGGCGCGCTTGGCGGCTTGGGAGACTGGTTCGCGATAGGGATGGCCTTCGCCATAGCGATCGCGGGCGTCATATACGCTCTCGGGAGGGTCTCGGGGGCGCACATTAATCCGGCCGTGACGATAGCGCTCTGGGCCACCAGGAGGTTCCCGAGCGGCGAGGTGATTCCGTACATAGTGGCGCAGCTGATCGGCGCCTCTCTCGGATCCCTGCTCTTCGCCGCAAGCGCCGGATCTGATGCTGTGATGGTCGGCGGTCTCGGAGCGACTGCGCCGTTCCCCGGCATATCATTCGGGCAGGCGGTGCTCGCGGAGGCGATAGGGACGTTCCTGCTGATGCTCGTGATCATGGGGGTGGCGGTTGACGAGCGGGCGCCACAGGGGTTCGCCGGGCTTATTATAGGCCTGACAGTTGGAGGGGTCATAACAACCACCGGAAACATCGCCGGCTCCTCTCTGAACCCTGCAAGAACGTTCGGGCCCTACCTGGTAGACCACATCATGGGCGGCCCTGTGCTCTGGAGCCACTACCCGATATACGTCATAGGCCCGGTGCTCGGTGCTCTTGTGGCAGCGTTTCTGTACGATATACTGGCAAAAGAATAA
- a CDS encoding helix-turn-helix transcriptional regulator gives MSGAGLRHCGHLEEGVLALIGSDGVVQSELARLLGISSSKCSRIVRSLERRGLVKRSRTVFRGRRTYLIRRRSPPGRSIDSYLAELYVLFLVNTSLETKDRRRSS, from the coding sequence TTGAGTGGTGCAGGGTTGAGGCACTGCGGCCATCTCGAGGAGGGAGTTCTGGCCCTGATCGGCAGCGACGGTGTCGTGCAGTCCGAACTTGCGAGGCTTCTCGGTATAAGCAGCAGCAAGTGCTCGCGTATCGTGCGGAGCCTCGAGAGGAGGGGGCTTGTGAAAAGGAGCAGGACCGTTTTCAGGGGGAGAAGGACCTATCTGATAAGACGAAGGTCCCCGCCGGGGAGATCGATCGACAGCTACTTAGCGGAGCTGTATGTCCTTTTCCTTGTGAACACTTCTCTTGAGACCAAAGATCGGAGGCGCTCTTCTTGA
- a CDS encoding geranylgeranylglycerol-phosphate geranylgeranyltransferase, whose protein sequence is MTLLEIMRPANCVMAGAASLTGMLVSGALLQSLHTPVLVFSAVLLITGGGNAINDYFDREIDAVNRPDRPIPSGRISPRAALIWSVALFIAGCLIAGLINQSCLALALLNSFVLIIYAARLKGLPVAGNIAISYLTGTTFLFGGLAASPSSITAFLSILSALATLSREIVKDIEDLPGDLAHGAKTLPAFIGKRKSFVLASLVLIVAMLLSYLVPLGIDYQAAVSIANLAFLLSIKRMLCGDASGSQRWIKMGMGMALVAFLIGYHI, encoded by the coding sequence TTGACCCTCCTGGAGATCATGAGGCCCGCGAACTGCGTGATGGCAGGTGCTGCATCGCTCACGGGCATGTTGGTCTCAGGGGCGCTTTTGCAGTCATTGCACACTCCTGTTCTTGTCTTCTCCGCAGTGCTTCTCATCACCGGCGGAGGCAATGCGATAAACGACTACTTCGACAGGGAGATCGATGCTGTGAACAGGCCGGATCGGCCGATACCGAGCGGCCGGATCTCCCCGCGTGCAGCTCTGATATGGTCGGTGGCGCTGTTCATCGCAGGTTGTTTAATCGCAGGTCTGATAAATCAGAGCTGTCTTGCGCTGGCCTTGCTGAACTCATTTGTTCTCATAATATATGCTGCGAGGCTCAAGGGGCTGCCTGTTGCAGGCAACATCGCAATCTCGTACCTGACTGGCACCACCTTCCTGTTCGGCGGATTGGCAGCATCGCCGTCGAGCATAACAGCGTTTCTCTCCATACTCTCAGCACTCGCAACACTCAGCAGGGAGATCGTCAAGGATATCGAGGATCTCCCAGGAGATCTCGCACATGGCGCCAAAACGCTCCCCGCGTTCATTGGAAAAAGAAAATCATTCGTCCTGGCATCTCTGGTTCTGATTGTGGCGATGCTGCTGAGCTATCTCGTGCCGCTGGGGATCGACTACCAGGCTGCGGTCAGCATCGCGAATCTTGCGTTTCTCCTCTCCATAAAAAGAATGCTCTGCGGCGATGCCTCCGGATCTCAGAGGTGGATAAAGATGGGAATGGGGATGGCGCTGGTGGCGTTTTTGATCGGGTATCACATATAG